In Zingiber officinale cultivar Zhangliang chromosome 1A, Zo_v1.1, whole genome shotgun sequence, a genomic segment contains:
- the LOC122029807 gene encoding pentatricopeptide repeat-containing protein At1g20300, mitochondrial-like, with protein sequence MASLLKPKLPPFFLRRLHLDRRCSFTTSVAVDNAITTLPSVATPISAVKSQLLENLYTLIRDHRRANPSASPPPPPPDLTISSLSSSFSILSPSPPSPSLAAHLINRCAFLHHGAPFHQTLAFFNWWLAASSLPSAPSPSAAPFVAMINFCGKHHHFDIAWHLLDKMRALGIPIANQTFSILIRRYVRADLPDDATEALLRMPDYGCEPDATTFSSLLAVLSKKRQAAKAQSLFDAHKHRFPPDVVIYSSLVHAWCRAGKLDEAERVFAEMATSGISPNVYTYTAVIDAMCRAEQMPRANELLCQMIDAGCPPNTATFNSLMRAHVKARRPEQVLQVKNQMKRLGCEPDVITYNLLIESHCTKGQKNLDAALKLLNQMTAGGCTPDCLSFNPMFRCILDLGNINAAHRLYERMRELGSKPNTVTYNLLMELFSKENSMDMVQRMKKEMEKEGVEPNANTYSVLITAFCKKGHWKQAYVLMKEMLEEKCLKPAAPAYKTVMALLQSVGQLTKHEEIEGKMIEHGFIARPT encoded by the coding sequence ATGGCCTCCCTGCTCAAACCAAAGCTTCCACCTTTTTTTCTACGGCGTCTGCACCTCGATCGCCGCTGCAGCTTTACTACCTCCGTTGCCGTCGACAACGCCATCACCACCCTCCCATCTGTCGCCACCCCCATCTCTGCCGTTAAGTCCCAACTCCTCGAGAACCTCTATACCCTCATCAGAGATCACCGCCGCGCCAACCCCAGCGCTTCgcctcctccgccgccgccggaCCTCACCAtctcctccctctcctcctccttctccataCTCTCACCTTCTCCTCCTTCCCCTTCCCTCGCCGCCCACCTTATCAACCGCTGCGCTTTCCTCCACCACGGCGCCCCCTTCCACCAAACTCTCGCCTTTTTCAACTGGTGGCTCGCCGCCTCCTCCCTCCCCTCAGCACCCTCTCCTTCCGCCGCTCCCTTTGTGGCAATGATCAACTTCTGTGGCAAACACCACCACTTCGACATCGCCTGGCACCTGCTCGACAAAATGCGCGCTTTGGGAATCCCCATCGCCAACCAGACATTCTCCATCTTGATCCGCCGATATGTTCGCGCCGATCTCCCGGACGATGCCACCGAGGCTTTGCTCCGCATGCCAGACTACGGCTGTGAACCCGATGCGACTACATTTTCCTCCCTCCTCGCTGTCCTCTCCAAGAAGCGCCAAGCCGCCAAGGCCCAGTCACTCTTCGACGCCCACAAGCACCGGTTTCCGCCTGACGTCGTGATCTACTCCTCCCTCGTCCATGCTTGGTGCCGTGCCGGAAAGCTCGATGAGGCAGAGCGTGTCTTTGCTGAGATGGCCACCAGCGGAATTTCACCCAATGTGTATACTTACACTGCAGTGATTGATGCAATGTGCCGCGCAGAGCAGATGCCTCGCGCAAATGAGCTTCTTTGCCAGATGATTGACGCTGGGTGCCCCCCCAATACCGCAACTTTCAACAGCCTGATGCGCGCCCACGTCAAAGCAAGGCGGCCGGAGCAGGTTCTGCAGGTCAAAAACCAGATGAAGCGATTAGGCTGCGAGCCCGATGTTATCACCTACAATTTATTGATTGAATCCCACTGCACCAAGGGCCAGAAGAATCTTGATGCTGCACTCAAACTACTCAACCAAATGACTGCAGGAGGCTGCACTCCAGACTGCCTGTCCTTCAATCCCATGTTTCGCTGCATTCTCGATCTCGGAAATATTAATGCAGCGCACAGATTATACGAACGGATGAGGGAGCTCGGAAGCAAGCCTAACACAGTTACTTATAACTTGCTCATGGAGTTATTCAGCAAGGAGAATTCAATGGACATGGTGCAGAGGATGAAGAAGGAGATGGAGAAGGAAGGTGTGGAGCCAAATGCGAATACGTACAGTGTGCTGATTACAGCATTTTGCAAGAAAGGCCATTGGAAGCAAGCTTACGTGTTGATGAAAGAGATGCTAGAGGAAAAATGCCTCAAGCCGGCAGCTCCTGCCTATAAAACAGTAATGGCTTTGCTGCAGAGTGTAGGGCAGCTGACAAAGCATGAAGAGATCGAGGGGAAGATGATCGAGCACGGTTTCATTGCCCGGCCTACATGA
- the LOC122029818 gene encoding phospholipase D delta-like: MSSLHRDDTVLLHGDLDITVHGARHLPNMDIVSRFLRCCITPCASGLPSGGSNSLPAPAGHPRLENKIATSDPYVTASVAGAIIARTRVIRNSHCPVWGEHFKIPLAHSASALIFHVKDDHLFGAQIIGTVTIPASQLASGEAMEEWLPVIAPSGRPPKPDTALRVSLQFTPVELTIDYRHGIAGDPQKSGVRNAYFPVRRGCSATLYQDAHVRDGELPGIKLEDGAVFEREKCWEDICHAILEAHHLIYLVGWSIYHEVKLVREPTRPLPNAGQLTLGDLLKYKSQEGVRVCMLVWDDKTSHQKFCFKMEGVMQTHDEETRKFFKHSSVICVLTPRYASSKLSIFKRQVVGSIFTHHQKCVLVDTQFLGNKRKITAFLGGLDLCDGRYDTPEHRLFNDLYSVFSNDFHNPTFFGHPEVETNGPREPWHDQHCRIEGPAAYDVLENFEQRWRKATKREFGLRIKEKVARWHDDSLIKLERISWIVSPSAMVSNDDPSLWVSREEDSNHWHVQIFRSIDSGSVKGFPKNPQNAQEENLVCQKNLIIDQSIHTAYVRAIRSAKHFIYIENQYFLGSSYAWPSYKNSGADNLIPMEIALKIARKIRAKERFAVYVVIPMWPEGDPSSFTVQEILFWQSQTMQMMYEIIAKELKDVNIEDAHPQDYLNFYCLGKCEELPNNNLQLNCESSDRSPVALAQKFRRFMIYVHAKGMIVDDEYVIIGSANINQRSMAGSRDTEIAMGAYQPHNTWAEKTRHPKGQVHGYRMSLWAEHLGSADGRFEEPESMECVKVVNQIAEDNWLRYTANEATLLTGHILKYPIKVEADGKIGPLLNQECFPDIGGKILGAPSNLPDTLTT, encoded by the exons ATGAGCTCCCTCCATCGCGACGACACCGTTCTACTCCACGGCGACCTCGACATCACCGTGCACGGCGCCCGCCACCTCCCCAACATGGACATCGTCTCCCGGTTCCTCCGCTGCTGCATCACCCCCTGCGCTTCCGGGCTCCCCAGCGGCGGATCGAACTCTCTCCCCGCCCCCGCCGGTCATCCCCGCCTCGAGAATAAGATCGCCACCTCCGACCCCTATGTCACCGCCTCCGTCGCTGGCGCCATCATCGCCCGCACCCGCGTCATTCGCAACTCCCATTGCCCCGTCTGGGGCGAGCACTTCAAGATTCCCCTCGCCCACTCCGCCTCCGCCCTCATCTTCCATGTCAAGGACGACCACCTGTTCGGCGCCCAGATCATCGGTACCGTCACCATTCCCGCCTCGCAGCTCGCCTCGGGCGAGGCGATGGAAGAGTGGTTACCTGTGATTGCCCCGAGTGGACGGCCGCCGAAGCCCGACACCGCCCTCCGCGTGTCCCTCCAGTTCACGCCCGTCGAGCTGACCATTGATTACCGCCACGGCATCGCCGGGGACCCCCAGAAGAGCGGGGTTCGGAATGCGTACTTCCCCGTGCGGAGGGGGTGCTCCGCCACGCTTTACCAGGACGCCCATGTCAGAGACGGGGAGCTCCCCGGCATCAAGCTTGAAGATGGAGCCGTCTTTGAGCGCGAAAAATGCTGGGAGGACATCTGCCATGCCATTCTTGAGGCGCATCACTTGATTTATCTCGTCGGTTGGTCGATATATCACGAGGTGAAGCTGGTGAGGGAGCCAACACGGCCGCTTCCAAATGCAGGGCAGCTCACACTGGGCGATCTACTCAAGTACAAATCGCAGGAGGGAGTTCGGGTCTGTATGCTAGTTTGGGACGACAAGACTTCACACCAAAAATTTTGTTTCAAGATG GAAGGAGTTATGCAAACTCATGATGAAGAAACCCGAAAGTTTTTCAAGCATTCCTCTGTCATCTGTGTCTTGACACCTCGTTATGCAAGCAGCAAGCTTAGCATTTTCAAGCGGCAG GTAGTTGGTTCTATCTTTACACACCACCAGAAATGTGTACTTGTTGATACACAGTTTTTAGGGAATAAACGGAAAATAACTGCTTTCCTAGGAGGCTTGGATCTTTGTGATGGACGTTATGATACACCGGAGCATAGACTTTTTAATGATCTTTATAGCGTCTTCTCTAATGATTTTCATAATCCCACATTTTTT GGGCATCCAGAGGTAGAAACTAATGGACCAAGGGAGCCATGGCATGATCAACACTGCAGGATTGAAGGTCCTGCTGCATATGATGTGCTGGAAAATTTTGAACAACGCTGGCGTAAGGCAACTAAGCGGGAATTCGGCCTCCGTATTAAAGAAAAAGTGGCACGTTGGCATGATGATTCTCTAATAAAGCTTGAAAGGATCTCATGGATAGTTAGTCCTTCAGCTATGGTTTCAAATGATGATCCAAGTTTATGGGTTTCTAGGGAAGAGGATTCTAATCACTGGCATGTTCAG ATTTTTCGCTCTATAGACTCTGGATCAGTAAAAGGATTTCCAAAGAATCCCCAAAATGCCCAAGAAGAG AACTTAGTTTGTCAAAAGAATTTGATCATTGATCAAAGCATCCACACAGCATATGTGAGGGCAATCAGATCTGCAAAACACTTCATATATATTGAGAATCAGTATTTTCTGGGTTCTTCTTATGCCTGGCCATCTTATAAAAATTCAG GTGCTGATAATCTGATACCTATGGAGATAGCATTGAAAATTGCTAGAAAGATTAGAGCCAAAGAACGATTTGCTGTATATGTGGTTATACCTATGTGGCCTGAAGGAGATCCTTCTTCTTTTACTGTGCAAGAAATCCTCTTTTGGCAG AGCCAGACAATGCAGATGATGTATGAAATTATTGCAAAGGAACTTAAAGATGTTAATATTGAAGATGCACATCCACAAGACTATCTTAATTTCTATTGTCTTGGAAAGTGCGAAGAATTGCCAAATAATAACTTGCAGTTAAATTGTGAATCTTCCGACAGAAGTCCTGTG GCATTAGCGCAAAAATTTCGTCGATTCATGATATATGTTCACGCAAAAGGGATGATTGTAGATGATGAATATGTGATAATTGGTTCAGCTAATATCAATCAAAGATCTATGGCTGGTTCAAGAGACACCGAAATAGCTATGGGTGCATACCAACCTCATAATACATGGGCTGAGAAGACAAGGCATCCAAAGGGCCAG GTACATGGATATAGGATGTCTCTATGGGCAGAGCATCTGGGATCAGCGGATGGTCGCTTCGAGGAGCCCGAGAGCATGGAGTGTGTAAAAGTCGTAAACCAAATTGCCGAGGATAACTGGTTGCGATACACCGCCAACGAAGCTACATTGTTGACGGGCCACATTCTCAAGTACCCTATCAAGGTCGAGGCTGATGGAAAAATTGGACCTCTCCTTAACCAAGAGTGTTTTCCAGACATCGGTGGCAAGATTCTAGGAGCTCCTTCAAATCTTCCTGACACTCTTACCACATAA